The genomic stretch GACGGAGGCCCTCACCCCGGTCCAGCCGCCCGGCGAGGTCACGACGACGATGGAGGCGGTGCCGCCCACGCCCGTCACGCCGCCTCCCGCGCTCGGCGACAACGCCTTCGACGTCCGCCAGCCCGATGCGGCGTCGGCTCCGGCCCCGGCTCCTGCGCCCGCCCCGGCGACGGCGCAGCAGACCGCCCCGACTCCCGCTCCCGCCGCTCCGGCCCTGACTCCCGCCTCGCCCCCGCCGGCGGCCGCTCCCGCCGCGGCCTCGGTCGCGGCAAGTTCGGCTGCGGCTGCGGCTGCCGCCGAGGCCGATGCGGCCCGCGCGGCGCGGAAGGAACGGATCGACCGGCTCCGGGACCAGCTCGCCGCCGAGGCTCCCCCGGCGACTCCGGCGGCGCCCTCCTCCTCGGCCCCCTCGGCCTTTCCCGACACGATCTCCTCGGTCCCGATCCAGACCGAGACCGAGATCCCCCTCGCCTCGACCCAGCCGGGCGGGATCGCCTTCGTCCCCGGGCCGCTCCGGGTGGTGCGGCAGCCGATCCAGACCGGCTTCGCCCTCGCCGAGATCGTCCCCGTCCTCCCGGTGGCGCTGCTGCCCCGGGAGCGGGCCGCCGACGGTTCCTACCTGGAGGAGGGAAACGGCATCCGCCTCGTCGATTACGGTGCCGACAACGACGCCCAGACGGTTCCCGCGCAGCTTCCTTTCGTGATGATGGCGCGGCTCTTCCCGTCGCCGTGGGCGGAGGGGCGGCAGCTCCTCGTCGTCGGGCTCCGGGCGACGACCCCGGCCCAGGTGGCGCGGCCTCCCGCGAATCTCGTCTTCCTCGTCGACAACTCCCTCTCGATGGGCGCGCCCGACCGCCTCGGCGCCTTCAAGAAGGCCGTCCTGCCGTTCCTGGAACGGCTCCATCCCGGGGACCGCGTCGGGATCGTGACCTATGCGGGAAGCTCGGCGATCCCGCTTCCGCTGACCGAGATTCCGAAGAAGAGGGACGAGGCCAAGACCGGCGCGGCGGCGGCCTCGCTGGTCTCGGCCCCCGGTGCCGACGCCGCCGCCTCGGCCTCCGAGGACGAGGCGCGGGCGACGATCCGCTCCGCCTTCAGCCGCCTCGCCGTCGCCACGGCCGACCGTCCGGGGGCGAGTCTCCGCGCCGCCTTCGACATGGCGAAGAAGGGGTTCGTCCCCGACGGATTCAATCGCGTGATCGTCGTCACCGACAACGACCTCGATTCCCTCGCCTACGGGCAGAAGGGGGAGGGCGGGATGACGGGCGAGATCACCCGGCAGGCGCGGGAGGGGGTGACGCTGAGCGTGATGTTCCTCGGCAAGGAGGCGGCCGACGGGCCGATGCTGCGGAAGGTCGTCGCCGCCGGGCGCGGGCGCGGATCGGTCCTGCGGACGGCGGGCGGGGTCGAGACGGTCCTCGAACGGGAAGTCGCCTCGCCCCGCCCGGCCTCGGTGAAGGATGTGCGGCTCCAACTCGCCCTCGCCCCGGAGTCGGTCGGCGCGTGGCGGTTGATCGGCTACGAGAACCGGCTCCCCGTGACGGGAAACGGGATCGCGCCGAAGGAGGGGGACGGGCTGCTCGCGTTCTATGAATTGCAGCGCCCCGTGGCGGCGGCCCCGGTCGACCTCACCGCCCGCTTCCGCCGCGACGGGAGCGAAGGGGGTGGAAAGGAAATCCTCCACCTCGCGGGCCTCGCTCCCGCCACTGCCTCGCAGGAAGTCTCCCCCCAGTTGCTCCGCGAGTTCGACCGCTCCGCCGCCGAAGTCCGGGACCGCCTCGCCGCCCTCTCCCCCGACACCCGGGCGGGAGGGGTGAAGAGTCCGAGCGCCGAGACCGTCCCCAACAGCGTCCCGAGCGCAGGCAGCGACAGCGCCGAAGCGTACAAGAACTTCCGGCAAAACACCGAAGAGTGGCTCGACGCCGGAAAGAAAAATTAAGCCGCTTCGGTTCCGCCAGCCTGCGGACGCATGATTCCCCCATCCGCTTCTCTCCCGATAGGAGTCTAGGCGTATTGGCCCCGCTACCCCTTCAGTCCGTACCCTCGGACGCTCCGGAAGCAGCCGATTTTAATCCAGTTCGGAGACAAGGCGCCGCCCAAGCGCGTCCGCCTAGCTAAGGCCCTCCGAACAGGAGGTTCCAGGAGGGGCAAAGCCCCTCTTGGGCTATAAAGCGGGTTACATCCAGCTGTACCGGGTCGACCGCGCAAGCCCCGAAGGGCTGCCCCGCTCCCATGGCGTCCAAGGAAGACGCACTCGCCCCCTACCTCACCTGCAACACCACCGTCTTCAACTTCCCATTCCCCCCCTCGACCGCGACGCTCTTCGTCGTGACCTCGGGGTCCTCCTGGAAGGCCTGGTGGATCATCCACCGCTCGTAGGCGTTCATCGGCGGGAGGGTCTCGGGCTTGCCGGTCTCGCGGACGCGGTCGGCCTTCTGGCGGATGGTGGCGAGGAAGTCGTCCTGTTCCTTGCGGCGGTAGCCCTCGACGTCGACGATGATGCGCGGGGTCTGGTGGACGTCGCCTTCCTCGTCGCGGTCGATGAGGCGGTTCAGGAGGTACTCGACCTCGTCGAGGGTCCGCCCGTCGCGGCCGATGAGGCGGCCGGGATCGCGGGTGCGGATGTTGAGCCGGAGCCGCTCGCCCCGGTCGGCGGGCTCGTGGCTTTCCTCGACTTCAAAGACGAAGCCAAGGTGGCCGAGGAGCAGCTCGAGCAACTCCTTAGGGCTTTGTCCTTCGTGCGACGACATGGCCCGTATCATGCCGCATGCCGATTTTTTTGGCTAGGCCGAATCTATCGCTTGAAGCTGATGCCGTTCCCCGGCGCGGCTTTCTTCACCCGCTGAAGGACCGGAAGGGGCTTCTTGAGGTTCCGGTAGGTCTGGAACATCGAGATGAAGTTGTTCACCGTCCAGTAGAGGGCGAGGGCCGAGGCGAAGTTGTAGAAGAAGATCAGCATGATGAAGGGCATGAACTGGAGGATCTTCATCTGCGCGGCGTCCCCGGTCTGCGGGGTGATCCGCATGAGGGCCCACTGGGAGAGGGTCATGATGATCGGGAGCGGGTTGATCGGAAGGTTCACGCCGGGGAGGACGGCGATGGTGTCGGGCTGGACGAGGTCCTTGATCCAGAACCAGGTCTCGTGCCGGAATTCGACGGCGCTCTGGAGCATGGTGTAGAAGCCGATGAAGATCGGGATCTGGATGAGCATCGGGAGGCAGCCGCCGAGGGGGTTCACGCCGTACTCGCGGTAGAGCTTCATGACTTCCTGCTGCATCTTCGCGGGATCGTCCTTGTACTTCGCCGAGATCTCCTTCTGCTTCGGGGCGACGGCCTGCATGAGCTTCATGCTGTGGTTGGCCTTCGACTGAAGGGGCCAGAAGATCCCCTTGAGGCAGGCGGTGAGGAGGATGATCGACCAGCCGTAGCTGGGGATGACGGTGTGGATCCACTTCATCGCCTTGAGGAGGGGGAGGGCCGCCCAGGCGAAGAAGCCGAAGTCCATGAGGGCCTTCTGGCCCTGGCCGAGGGTGGCGAGCTCGTCGTATTCCTTCGGACCGGCGTAGAGGGAGTAGTCCTCGGTGCGGGTCTCGTTCGGGTTCAGGGTGAAGGGGGCGAAGGTGGCCGAGGCGGAGACGGCGGGGAGGATTGTCCCGGCGGGGCTGGGGGCCTGGGGATGGCCGGGGCGGTAGATGAGGGAGGTGACGCGGCGGATGGGGTCGCCCTCCGGCGCGGTCAGGACGACGGTGAAGAAGCGGTTCCGCACGGCGGCCCAGCCGATCTTCTCCTCGGGTCCGGCGATGCCGTCGCGGGCGGGATGGGGGCTGATGAAGTTGAAGCTGCCGCTCGCCTCGAACTCGGGCGCGGTGATGTGGCCGGTCGCCTTGTTGCTGCCGGCCTGGGACCAGGTGGCGCCGATCGTGGGGGGGCCGTCATTGTGGTAGAGGGGGCCGACGAGGCCGATCTGGGCCTGACGCTCGGGGAGGGAGAGGGCCTGGCCGGTGGTGTTCGTGAGCCGTTCCTCGAGCTTCACGCCGTAGGAGCCGTCGAGGGTGTAGAGGCGCTCGATGCGGAGGCCGTTCGGGAGGGTGCGGGCGAAGGCGACGTGGGTCTCGTCGGCGCCGGGCTCCAGCTGGTAGTCGATGGCCGACTCGGTCTCGGCGGTGTTCCAGCCGGTGAGGTTGAAGATGGGGAGGGCGACGTGGTCGACGGCGGCGAGGCCGGGGCCGTTCAGGAGGACGGGGTCGCCGCCCTTGATCTCGGCGTGCTGCTTCAGGACGATCGTGGCGGGGCCGCCGCCGTGGCTGGTGAAGGTGACGCGGATGGCGCTGTTTTCCAGGACGGGACGCGCTTCGGGGAAGGAGACGGCGGGAGCCGGGGCGGGCTTGGCCTTCGCCTTTTCCTTCTCGCCGGGGAGGGCGCTGAGGGTCGGCGTGGAGGCCGGTTCGGCCGCGGTCGCGGGGGTGGCGATCTTCGCGACGTCGGCGGGATTCGGGCGCGGGGGGGTCTTCGGCGAGGGCCAGCGGGCGGTGGAGTAGAAGGTCCAGCCGACGAGGGCGGCGACGCAGAGGCCGACGGCGAGCCAATCCGATTTGCCGAGGCGGGGGGAGGGTTCGTTCATGGGATGAAGGGGGTTGGGGAAAGGGAGGTGGAGGGGGCTTTAAGAGGGAGGGAGTTTAACGCAGTAGGGGCCGGAGTCACCCGATTTCGGAGCGGTGGGGAAACCTTTTTTCGTATTCAGGGGAACGGGATCGGGGCCGTGGCCGCCCCAGGGATGGCAGCGGCAGATCCGCCGCGCGGCGAGAAGGGAGCCCCGGGCGGGACCCCATTCGCGGAGGGCTTCCTCGGCGTAGCGGGAGCAGGTGGGGGTGTAGCGGCACCAGCCTTGGAGACCGAAGAAGATTTTGACCGGGCCGAAGAGGAGCCGGTAGAGGGCGATGAGGCGACAGAGGAGGGCGGTCGTGAAATCACGCATCGGGCGGCTTCACCTTGGCCAGGGCCGTGGCGTAGAGGGCCTCCATCTGGGAGACGAGTTCGGGAAAGGGGAGGGCGCCGCTCGACGACTTCGCCATCCAGAGGAGGCGGAAGGAAGGCGGGGAGGCGGCGAATTGCGGCGCGATATGCCGCCGGTGGACTTCGCGGAGGCGGCGGCGAAGGCGGTTGCGGACGTTGGCGTCGCCGAGGCGCTTCGGGGTGAGGAAGGCGACTTCGTCGGGCGAGGTGTCGCCCGGCTTACGGGGAAGGGCGAGGAGGGTGAGGGCGCGTCCGTGGAAACGTAGGGCGCCGCTGGCACCCTCCCCGGAGAAGGCGGCATCGAAGTGATGCCGCCGACGCACGATGCGTCGCCGTGGCAAACGCTCGCGCATGGGGAGGAACGAACCCCGGGACTAGGCCTGGGTGTGGCGGGCGAACTTGACGTCCGCGCCGACGGGAACGAGCCGGACCCGGCCCTTGCGGCGGCGGCGGCTGAGGATGGCGCGGCCCGACTTGGTGCGGGTGCGGGCGAGGAAGCCGTGCTGGCGCACGCGGCGCTTCTTGGAGGGCTGGTAAGTCCGTTTCATAACGATGGTTCTCTAAAATTGCTAGGGCCGGTTAGACTGAACGTACCGTTTTGGCAATGCAAGCGGTTTTTTACCCTCTTTTGTGTACATAGTCTAGGAGGGGGGGCGGGGCGGCCCTTCGGGACCTGCGCGGTCAACCCGGTACAGCTGGAGGCGATCCGCTTTATAGCCCAAGAGGGGCTTTGCCCCTCCTGGAACCTCCTGTTCTGAAGGCCTTAGCTAGCCGGACGCGCTTGGGCGGCGCCTCGTCTCCTAACTGGATTAAAATCCGCTGCTTCCCTGAGCGTCCGAGGGTACGAGTGATAGGGAGAGACGGGGCCAATACGCCCAGACTCGTATTGGGAGAAGGATGCGTCCGGGCCTATGCCTGGAAGAATGTGACGGCTCCGGCGACGGCTTGGACTAGCCGCTCGACCTCTTCCTCGGTGTTATAAAGGTAGAAGCTCGCCCGGGTCGTCGCGGGGACGCCGAGGCGGTGCATCAGGGGCTGGGCGCAGTGGTGGCCGGCGCGGAGGGCGACGCCTTTTCCGTTGGTGTAGTAGGCCATGTCGTGCGCGTGGACGGTCTCGGAGACGAAGGAGACGATGCCGGTCTGCCGCCCCCCGGCCTCCGGCCCGATGACGCGGATGCCGGGGATCTTCCGCAGCCCGGCGGCGGCGAGTTCGGCGAGGTGGACGGAGTGGTCCTCGATCGCCTTCAGGCCGACGCCGTCGAGGAAGTCGAGCGCGGCGCCGAGGCCGACGGCCTCGACGATGGGAGGGGTCCCGGCCTCGAAGCGGGCGGGCGGGGGACGGTAGGTGATCGCGTCGAAGCGGACCTTCTCGACCATGCTGCCGCCGTGCTGCCACGGGGGGAGGTTCTCCATGAGGGCGAGGGTGCCGACGAGGAGGCCGACGCCGGTGGGGCCGCAGGCCTTGTGGGCGGAGCAGGCGAAGAAGTCGCAGCCGAGGGCCTCGATGTCGACGGGGAGGTGGCCGAAGCTCTGCGCGCCGTCGACGAAGGTGGTGACGCCGTGGCTCCGGGCGAGGGCGCAGAGCTCGGCGGCGGGGGTGAGGAAGCCGAGGACGTTCGAGGCGTGGGCGAAGGCGAAGAGCTTCGGCTTCTTCGCCAGCAGCGCCTGCGCGGCGGCGAGGTCGAGGGCGGCGCCGTTGTCGGTGACGGGGACGTATTCGACCTTGGCCCCCTTGCGCTCGGCGAGGGCGCGCCATGGCAGCATGTTGCTGTGGTGTTCCATCTCGGTGAGGAGGATCGTGTCCCCCGCCGCGAGATGGACCTCGCCCCACGACCAGGCGACGAGGTTGACGGCCTCGGTCGTCCCCCGGGTGAAGATGGCGACGCGGCCGCCCCCGGCGCGGAGGAAGGCGGCGGCCCGTTCCCGCGCCCCCTCGTAGGCGACGGTGGCCGCCTCGCTCAGATCGTAGACGCCGCGATGGACGTTCGCGTACTCGTGGAGGGCGAAGGCGTGCATCCGGTCATAGACGGCGCGCGGCTTCTGCGCGCTGGCGGCGCTGTCGAGGAAGGCGAGGGGACGGTCGTCCTTGCCCTTGTTGGCGAGGTAGGGGAAGGCGCTGCGCCACCGGGGGCTGTCGGGAAAGGGGCTCGGGCTCATATGGGGAGGACGGTTTCCTCGGCGGGGAGGACGGGCAGTTTGCCATCGTTGCCCCGCCGCGTCGAGATCGAGACGAGGAGGAGGCCCCAGATCGTGACGGCGAGGAGGAAGAGGGGAAGCTGGAGGAGGACGGGGAGGGAATAGATCAGGACCGTCGTGGGGATCCAGAAGCAGAAGTTGGAGAGGGTGAGGGGGACCACCTGTTCCCCGATGAAGGCGGGACGGAAGAGGTCGCCGAGGGCGGCGAGGCGGTAGCCGGAGTGCTTCCAGTGGTAGCCGAGCGTCAGGAAGGGGCAGGCCAGGAAGGCCGAGTAGACGAATTGGTCGATGGCGACTTTCTCCGCGACGATCAGCGGGCTCGGCGCATTGCCGAGGAGGGCGCCGAGGCCGAGGTAGAGGAAATCGGAGCCGATCCCGCAGAAGCCGAGGAGGAAGAAGCGGAAGACCATCTCCTCCAGGTTGGCCTTGGCGAAGCGCCCCCGCTGGAGGAAGAGGACGCGGCACGCCTCGCCCAGGACCCCGGCGAAGAGCCCCGTGGCGACGAAGCTGAAGAGATGGCCGTAACGGACCTTGAGGTCGGCGAGGGTCGTGAGGAGCGCCGTCGTCGGCCAGCCCCGGTAATAGCCGACGACGATCAGGAGCGTGATCGCCTGGATGACGAGGCCGGGGACGAGGTTTTCCCGGCCGGCCCGGAGGCCGACGGAGATCCCGCGCCCGAAGAGGGCGCGCAGGGAGGCGGTCATCGGTCTAGGCCTCGAACGAAGTCCCGCAGCCGCAGGTGGCCTTCGCGTTGGGATTGCGGATGCGGAATCCGGCGGCGGTGAGGCCGTCCTCGAAGTCGATGGTCGATCCGCCGAGGAAGAGGAGGCTCTTCTCGTCGACGAAGAGTTTCACCCCGAACTGGTCGTAGGCGACGTCGCCGGGTTCCCCCCCCGCCAGCTTCATCTCGTACTGGAAGCCGGAGCAGCCCCCCGCCGAGACGAAGAGGCGGAGCCCCTTCGTCGCCACCTCGCCGCCCACGCGGGCGCGGATCGCCGCCGCGGCCTTTTCGGTCAATTGGACGGAGGGGGCGGACGTGGCGGCGGGGGCATCGGACATAGGAAATAAGGGTAACTCTCAGAGGACACGGCGTCAATCGGAGGCGGGAGAAGGGCAAAAACGGGGTCCTTTAGGATCAGGATGAAGCCCCTCGGGTAAGTCATGCATTTCGTGGTGTACCCTTGCTCTCCTTGTTCACTTGGTATACAGGTTGCTTAAAATTCAGGTAAAATTACTTATATGTTAAACTTTTTAAAGAAGCAATCGAGACTGGGTGATCATCCTTCCTCCACTCAGGACCTTCAAGGCCAGGTCGAGGCGATCCGTCGCTCCCAGGCTGTGATCGAGTTTAACCTCGACGGGACGATCCTCTGGGCCAACGACCACTTCCTCTCCGCGATGGGCTACGAGCTGGAGGAGATCCGGGGCCAGCACCACCGGATCTTCGTCGACGAGTCGACCGACCAGGAGGCCTACCGCCTCTTCTGGCAGAAGCTGGGCCGGGGCGAGTACGATTCGGGCAAGTACAAGCGGATCGCCCGGGACGGCCGCGAAGTCTGGATCCAGGCCTCCTACAACCCGATCTTCGACCGCTTCGGGCGGCCGGTGAAAGTGATCAAGTACGCGACCGACATCACCGCCGAAGTCCTCCGCAACGCCGACGTCGCGGGCCAGCTCGACGCCATCAGCCGCGTCCAGGCCGTGATCGAGTTCGACCTCGACGGGACGATCCTGACGGCGAACGAGAACTTCCTCGCGACCACCGGCTACACCCTCCGCGAGGTCCAGGGCCAGCATCACCGGATGTTCGTGAATCCCGCCGAGGCGAACAGCCAGGGCTACCGCGAGTTCTGGCAGCGCCTCGGCTCCGGCCAGTTCGACGCCGGGCAATACCGCCGCGTCGGCAAGCACGGCCAGGGCATCTGGCTCCAGGCCTCCTACAACCCGATCTTCGACGCCGACGGGCGGCCCTTCAAGGTCGTCAAGTACGCCACCGACGTCACCGCCCAGATCGAGGCGACGCAGACCCTCCAGGACGCCCTCTCCCAGCTCTCCGCCGTGATCCAGCAGAACGCCTCGAACGCGAAGGACGCCGATCAGGCCGCCGCGACGGCCTCGGCCATCACCGTGAAGGGCCAGGTCGTCGTCTCCGACGCCGTGGCGAACATGACCGCCATCGCCGACAGCTCGAAGAAGATCGGCAAGATCGTCGGGATGATCAACGAGATCGCCTTCCAGACGAACATCCTCGCCCTGAACGCCGCCGTCGAGGCCGCCCGGGCCGGGGACTCCGGCGCGGGCTTCGCCGTCGTCGCCGAGGAAGTCCGCTCCCTCGCGCAACGGAGCGCAGTCTCGGCAAGCGACATCGGCGAGCTGATCGGCGACGCCCTGAAGCGGATCGAGAGCGGCCGCATCCGCGTCGAATCGATGGGGACGACGATGGAAAACATCTCCTCCTCCATCAAGCAGGTCGGCGGAACGATGTCGGAGATTCTGGGCGCGTCGGAGAACCAGGCGGCAGGGATGGAGAAGCTGAACCGCGCGATCGCACAGCTGAGCCACACGACGATCTTGAAGTAGGCGGGGGGCGTTCCAAGCGTATCGCTTCCCTGGATGCCGCGGGAGCGGGGCAGCCCTTCGGGGCTGGCGCGGTCAACCCTGTACAGCTGGAGGCGACCCGCTTTATAGCCACAGAGGGGCTTCGCCCCTCCGTGA from Verrucomicrobium sp. GAS474 encodes the following:
- a CDS encoding VWA domain-containing protein, with the translated sequence MSPGAFAPNDPAWTAYALGEVSPKEKEGMDAALRFSSDAGAEVEQVRLAAQNLREAWVAEKVEVIPLEPAAFVDGVMGEAGIGGAGGANPALFRIGSLSLPVSPKYVVLGFAVIVAAAGGGLTWEMEQQPRPAMLRWIPALGSQPETEALTPVQPPGEVTTTMEAVPPTPVTPPPALGDNAFDVRQPDAASAPAPAPAPAPATAQQTAPTPAPAAPALTPASPPPAAAPAAASVAASSAAAAAAAEADAARAARKERIDRLRDQLAAEAPPATPAAPSSSAPSAFPDTISSVPIQTETEIPLASTQPGGIAFVPGPLRVVRQPIQTGFALAEIVPVLPVALLPRERAADGSYLEEGNGIRLVDYGADNDAQTVPAQLPFVMMARLFPSPWAEGRQLLVVGLRATTPAQVARPPANLVFLVDNSLSMGAPDRLGAFKKAVLPFLERLHPGDRVGIVTYAGSSAIPLPLTEIPKKRDEAKTGAAAASLVSAPGADAAASASEDEARATIRSAFSRLAVATADRPGASLRAAFDMAKKGFVPDGFNRVIVVTDNDLDSLAYGQKGEGGMTGEITRQAREGVTLSVMFLGKEAADGPMLRKVVAAGRGRGSVLRTAGGVETVLEREVASPRPASVKDVRLQLALAPESVGAWRLIGYENRLPVTGNGIAPKEGDGLLAFYELQRPVAAAPVDLTARFRRDGSEGGGKEILHLAGLAPATASQEVSPQLLREFDRSAAEVRDRLAALSPDTRAGGVKSPSAETVPNSVPSAGSDSAEAYKNFRQNTEEWLDAGKKN
- a CDS encoding R3H domain-containing nucleic acid-binding protein, which encodes MSSHEGQSPKELLELLLGHLGFVFEVEESHEPADRGERLRLNIRTRDPGRLIGRDGRTLDEVEYLLNRLIDRDEEGDVHQTPRIIVDVEGYRRKEQDDFLATIRQKADRVRETGKPETLPPMNAYERWMIHQAFQEDPEVTTKSVAVEGGNGKLKTVVLQVR
- the yidC gene encoding membrane protein insertase YidC, translated to MNEPSPRLGKSDWLAVGLCVAALVGWTFYSTARWPSPKTPPRPNPADVAKIATPATAAEPASTPTLSALPGEKEKAKAKPAPAPAVSFPEARPVLENSAIRVTFTSHGGGPATIVLKQHAEIKGGDPVLLNGPGLAAVDHVALPIFNLTGWNTAETESAIDYQLEPGADETHVAFARTLPNGLRIERLYTLDGSYGVKLEERLTNTTGQALSLPERQAQIGLVGPLYHNDGPPTIGATWSQAGSNKATGHITAPEFEASGSFNFISPHPARDGIAGPEEKIGWAAVRNRFFTVVLTAPEGDPIRRVTSLIYRPGHPQAPSPAGTILPAVSASATFAPFTLNPNETRTEDYSLYAGPKEYDELATLGQGQKALMDFGFFAWAALPLLKAMKWIHTVIPSYGWSIILLTACLKGIFWPLQSKANHSMKLMQAVAPKQKEISAKYKDDPAKMQQEVMKLYREYGVNPLGGCLPMLIQIPIFIGFYTMLQSAVEFRHETWFWIKDLVQPDTIAVLPGVNLPINPLPIIMTLSQWALMRITPQTGDAAQMKILQFMPFIMLIFFYNFASALALYWTVNNFISMFQTYRNLKKPLPVLQRVKKAAPGNGISFKR
- the yidD gene encoding membrane protein insertion efficiency factor YidD, with the translated sequence MRDFTTALLCRLIALYRLLFGPVKIFFGLQGWCRYTPTCSRYAEEALREWGPARGSLLAARRICRCHPWGGHGPDPVPLNTKKGFPTAPKSGDSGPYCVKLPPS
- a CDS encoding ribonuclease P protein component: MRERLPRRRIVRRRHHFDAAFSGEGASGALRFHGRALTLLALPRKPGDTSPDEVAFLTPKRLGDANVRNRLRRRLREVHRRHIAPQFAASPPSFRLLWMAKSSSGALPFPELVSQMEALYATALAKVKPPDA
- the rpmH gene encoding 50S ribosomal protein L34; translated protein: MKRTYQPSKKRRVRQHGFLARTRTKSGRAILSRRRRKGRVRLVPVGADVKFARHTQA
- a CDS encoding cysteine desulfurase, with the translated sequence MSPSPFPDSPRWRSAFPYLANKGKDDRPLAFLDSAASAQKPRAVYDRMHAFALHEYANVHRGVYDLSEAATVAYEGARERAAAFLRAGGGRVAIFTRGTTEAVNLVAWSWGEVHLAAGDTILLTEMEHHSNMLPWRALAERKGAKVEYVPVTDNGAALDLAAAQALLAKKPKLFAFAHASNVLGFLTPAAELCALARSHGVTTFVDGAQSFGHLPVDIEALGCDFFACSAHKACGPTGVGLLVGTLALMENLPPWQHGGSMVEKVRFDAITYRPPPARFEAGTPPIVEAVGLGAALDFLDGVGLKAIEDHSVHLAELAAAGLRKIPGIRVIGPEAGGRQTGIVSFVSETVHAHDMAYYTNGKGVALRAGHHCAQPLMHRLGVPATTRASFYLYNTEEEVERLVQAVAGAVTFFQA
- a CDS encoding iron-sulfur cluster assembly accessory protein; the encoded protein is MSDAPAATSAPSVQLTEKAAAAIRARVGGEVATKGLRLFVSAGGCSGFQYEMKLAGGEPGDVAYDQFGVKLFVDEKSLLFLGGSTIDFEDGLTAAGFRIRNPNAKATCGCGTSFEA
- a CDS encoding PAS domain-containing methyl-accepting chemotaxis protein, encoding MLNFLKKQSRLGDHPSSTQDLQGQVEAIRRSQAVIEFNLDGTILWANDHFLSAMGYELEEIRGQHHRIFVDESTDQEAYRLFWQKLGRGEYDSGKYKRIARDGREVWIQASYNPIFDRFGRPVKVIKYATDITAEVLRNADVAGQLDAISRVQAVIEFDLDGTILTANENFLATTGYTLREVQGQHHRMFVNPAEANSQGYREFWQRLGSGQFDAGQYRRVGKHGQGIWLQASYNPIFDADGRPFKVVKYATDVTAQIEATQTLQDALSQLSAVIQQNASNAKDADQAAATASAITVKGQVVVSDAVANMTAIADSSKKIGKIVGMINEIAFQTNILALNAAVEAARAGDSGAGFAVVAEEVRSLAQRSAVSASDIGELIGDALKRIESGRIRVESMGTTMENISSSIKQVGGTMSEILGASENQAAGMEKLNRAIAQLSHTTILK